The proteins below are encoded in one region of Mycteria americana isolate JAX WOST 10 ecotype Jacksonville Zoo and Gardens chromosome 22, USCA_MyAme_1.0, whole genome shotgun sequence:
- the CD79B gene encoding B-cell antigen receptor complex-associated protein beta chain: MADLWTRLWVLQVNLWLMALVTGGMSADKNSTRNSTGSRCPTVQQHPRYVAAKKNMPVHFICYSQEPHSMQWYKMAEDSDDLYELDRNTSHYSIKRKDSFINFTIFRITYEDNGIYVCDSKNLTLEKKRPHLCGTELRVMGHSNIQQIQSRNTLKDAIIIIQSILLVIFISVPMLLFLDKGEGKESPEEDHTYEGLEVEQMATYEDITPFRDVKAKWTVGEHPGEE, translated from the exons ATGGCTGATCTTTGGACGAGGCTCTGGGTGCTCCAGGTGAACCTCTGGCTGATGGCTCTGGTCACAG GTGGGATGTCAGCAGACAAGAACAGCACCAGGAACAGCACAG gcagcaggtgCCCCACGGTGCAGCAGCACCCGCGCTACGTGGCGGCCAAGAAGAACATGCCCGTCCACTTCATCTGCTACTCCCAGGAGCCCCACAGCATGCAGTGGTACAAAATGGCGGAGGACAGCGATGACCTCTACGAGCTGGATCGCAACACCTCCCACTACAGCATCAAGAGGAAAGACAGCTTCATCAACTTCACCATCTTCAGGATCACCTACGAGGACAACGGCATCTACGTGTGCGACAGCAAGAACCTCACGCTGGAGAAGAAGCGGCCACACTTGTGCGGGACAGAGCTCAGAGTCATGG gtcACAGTAACATCCAGCAGATCCAGAGCAGGAACACCCTGAAAGATGCCATCATCATCATCCAGTCCATCCTGCTTGTCATCTTCATCAGCGTCCCCATGCTCCTCTTCCTAGATAAA GGCGAGGGCAAGGAAAGCCCGGAGGAGGACCACACCTACGAG GGCCTGGAGGTGGAGCAGATGGCCACCTACGAGGACATCACTCCTTTCCGGGACGTGAAGGCCAAGTGGACAGTTGGGGAGCACCCGGGTGAAGAGTGA